A single genomic interval of Desulfarculaceae bacterium harbors:
- the fabG gene encoding 3-oxoacyl-ACP reductase FabG, giving the protein MNEVQDRIALVTGAGRGIGRAIALELAAKGAHVAVADIDRDIARQTAEEVTALGRKGLALNMDVADEDSIESAASQAAQHFGGLDIWVNNAGLGSRAMLAEMTAEQWDKVLSVNLRGAFIGTRAAARLMIPRNWGRIINISSRAGKGGSYGHCSYASSKAGMIGLTKSTARELGQYNITANAILPGFIATELTAKLDAGIMKPEQVVLGRPGKPEDVAHAAAFLASDEAEWITGITLEVTGGTGMFAG; this is encoded by the coding sequence GTGAACGAGGTGCAAGACCGCATCGCCTTGGTAACCGGCGCGGGGCGCGGCATCGGGCGGGCCATCGCCCTGGAGCTGGCCGCAAAGGGAGCCCACGTGGCCGTGGCCGACATCGACCGAGACATCGCCCGCCAGACCGCCGAGGAGGTGACCGCCCTGGGCCGCAAGGGCCTGGCCCTCAACATGGACGTGGCCGACGAGGACAGCATCGAGAGCGCGGCCTCCCAGGCGGCGCAGCACTTCGGCGGCCTGGACATCTGGGTGAACAACGCGGGCCTGGGCAGCCGGGCCATGCTCGCCGAGATGACCGCCGAGCAGTGGGACAAGGTGCTCAGCGTGAACCTGCGCGGGGCTTTCATCGGCACCCGGGCGGCGGCGCGCCTGATGATCCCGCGCAACTGGGGCCGCATCATCAACATCTCCTCGCGGGCGGGCAAGGGCGGCTCCTACGGGCACTGCTCCTATGCCTCGTCCAAGGCGGGCATGATCGGCCTGACCAAAAGCACCGCCCGCGAGCTGGGGCAATACAACATCACCGCCAACGCCATCCTGCCTGGGTTCATCGCCACCGAGCTGACCGCCAAGCTGGACGCGGGCATCATGAAGCCCGAGCAGGTGGTGCTGGGCCGGCCGGGCAAGCCCGAAGACGTGGCCCACGCGGCGGCCTTTTTAGCCTCGGACGAGGCGGAGTGGATCACCGGCATCACTTTGGAAGTAACCGGCGGCACCGGCATGTTCGCCGGTTGA